The following are encoded in a window of Rosa chinensis cultivar Old Blush chromosome 4, RchiOBHm-V2, whole genome shotgun sequence genomic DNA:
- the LOC112196908 gene encoding uncharacterized protein LOC112196908 isoform X1, with product MKEAVMASNKASSDDNSGRMKRRKLREMFPANKGETNESIHVSTGFHISVFEGMSLLKSEVAAIKSDVGRLRSTLGCLEPNIETLRQKLIEVQDLACELKVGGIEGIVGEVIHVVTTMWPNTMHKVAENVIQTMGENGEHNLVADICKESRKRKFCLGHPIWNFSLSPPLSLDSRAKHRICEEIPANEVDHMEDKRVTGKGKEKNGTVEEAKHRKRNKKFPLLGKISRKDSKVLKFLFRMPRRGHKSRDEVARSGQFGVSHEDIQCLWPTVPISSKVINIWTAYMSQTKSNSWFLPTFFAEQAGSNEDPSNVPVSIASTIVACGLQRFHRRLKHCVEIFIPLYDEIADHWFLLVMKLKEKIAELSDSVPEFTSLNRRLEIARATMLLLQTVFGSAMTKSSDVYYNFPSFRLSFAEGNQTTDNKYDSGIYIMMQMKCYSDKWFEGYNSEEMRSALALEIVNNSSNELLKSVMRVAMKGEGCREGISNVAEATKSNAEATQSNVVVATNCDTTTDIIHEKVPNGQKCRSHRRRKSRV from the exons ATGAAAGAAGCG gtGATGGCATCAAATAAGGCCTCAAGTGACGACAATAGCGGaagaatgaagagaagaaaactcAGAGAAATGTTTCCTGCCAACAAAGGCGAGACCAATGAATCAATTCATGTTAGTACCGGATTTCACATTAGTGTGTTTGAAGGTATGTCTTTGTTGAAGTCTGAAGTAGCTGCGATAAAGTCTGATGTGGGGAGGCTTAGATCAACGCTGGGATGTTTGGAACCCAATATTGAGACATTGAGACAAAAATTAATTGAAGTACAAGACTTAGCCTGTGAACTGAAAGTTGGTGGGATTGAAGGTATTGTTGGTGAGGTAATACATGTTGTGACAACAATGTGGCCAAACACCATGCATAAGGTTGCTGAAAATGTTATACAAACCATGGGGGAGAATGGTGAGCACAATTTGGTGGCTGACATTTGCAAGGAGTCACGAAAGAGGAAATTTTGTCTCGGCCATCCAATTTGGAATTTTAGTCTCAGCCCTCCATTATCATTGGACAGCCGTGCGAAGCACCGAATATGTGAGGAAATCCCTGCAAATGAG GTTGACCATATGGAAGATAAGAGGGTGACaggaaaaggaaaggaaaaaaatggcACGGTGGAAGAGGCCAAAcatagaaaaagaaacaagaaatttCCGTTGCTGGGAAAGATATCACGAAAGGATTCTAAGGTCTTAAAGTTCTTGTTTAGGATGCCAAGAAGAGGACATAAGTCCAG GGATGAAGTTGCCCGCAGTGGACAGTTTGGGGTTTCCCATGAGGATATCCAATGTCTTTGGCCAACAGTCCCAATTTCTTCCAAG GTCATAAACATTTGGACTGCGTACATGTCTCAGACCAAGTCCAACTCATGGTTCTTACCTACTTTCTTTGCG GAACAAGCCGGGTCAAATGAGGATCCATCCAATGTACCTGTTTCAATTGCATCAACAATAGTTGCTTGTGGGCTGCAGAGGTTCCATAGGCGTTTGAAGCATTGTGTTGAG ATTTTCATCCCATTGTATGATGAAATCGCCGACCATTGGTTTTTGTTGGTTATGAAACTAAAGGAGAAAATTGCTGAGTTGTCGGATAGTGTGCCAGAATTCACATCATTGAATAGACGACTTGAGATAGCAAGAGCCACC ATGCTTCTACTGCAGACGGTGTTTGGAAGTGCAATGACGAAGTCCTCAGATGTTTATTACAATTTTCCCTCATTTCGCCTCTCATTTGCAGAGGGTAACCAAACCACAGACAACAAATATGACAGCGGGATCTACATCATGATGCAGATGAAGTGTTATTCGGATAAGTGGTTTGAAGGC TATAATTCGGAAGAGATGCGATCTGCACTTGCACTTGAAATAGTCAATAATTCAAGCAATGAACTATTGAAATCGGTGATGAGAGTTGCCATGAAAGGTGAAGGTTGCCGAGAAGGTATTTCTAATGTAGCCGAGGCCACAAAATCCAATGCCGAGGCCACACAGTCCAATGTTGTCGTTGCAACTAATTGTGACACAACAACGGACATTATCCACGAGAAGGTTCCTAACGGTCAGAAATGTCGCAGCCATCGCAGGAGAAAATCCCGAGTCTGA
- the LOC112196908 gene encoding uncharacterized protein LOC112196908 isoform X3, with product MKEAVMASNKASSDDNSGRMKRRKLREMFPANKGETNESIHVSTGFHISVFEGMSLLKSEVAAIKSDVGRLRSTLGCLEPNIETLRQKLIEVQDLACELKVGGIEGIVGEVIHVVTTMWPNTMHKVAENVIQTMGENGEHNLVADICKESRKRKFCLGHPIWNFSLSPPLSLDSRAKHRICEEIPANEVDHMEDKRVTGKGKEKNGTVEEAKHRKRNKKFPLLGKISRKDSKVLKFLFRMPRRGHKSRDEVARSGQFGVSHEDIQCLWPTVPISSKEQAGSNEDPSNVPVSIASTIVACGLQRFHRRLKHCVEIFIPLYDEIADHWFLLVMKLKEKIAELSDSVPEFTSLNRRLEIARATMLLLQTVFGSAMTKSSDVYYNFPSFRLSFAEGNQTTDNKYDSGIYIMMQMKCYSDKWFEGYNSEEMRSALALEIVNNSSNELLKSVMRVAMKGEGCREGISNVAEATKSNAEATQSNVVVATNCDTTTDIIHEKVPNGQKCRSHRRRKSRV from the exons ATGAAAGAAGCG gtGATGGCATCAAATAAGGCCTCAAGTGACGACAATAGCGGaagaatgaagagaagaaaactcAGAGAAATGTTTCCTGCCAACAAAGGCGAGACCAATGAATCAATTCATGTTAGTACCGGATTTCACATTAGTGTGTTTGAAGGTATGTCTTTGTTGAAGTCTGAAGTAGCTGCGATAAAGTCTGATGTGGGGAGGCTTAGATCAACGCTGGGATGTTTGGAACCCAATATTGAGACATTGAGACAAAAATTAATTGAAGTACAAGACTTAGCCTGTGAACTGAAAGTTGGTGGGATTGAAGGTATTGTTGGTGAGGTAATACATGTTGTGACAACAATGTGGCCAAACACCATGCATAAGGTTGCTGAAAATGTTATACAAACCATGGGGGAGAATGGTGAGCACAATTTGGTGGCTGACATTTGCAAGGAGTCACGAAAGAGGAAATTTTGTCTCGGCCATCCAATTTGGAATTTTAGTCTCAGCCCTCCATTATCATTGGACAGCCGTGCGAAGCACCGAATATGTGAGGAAATCCCTGCAAATGAG GTTGACCATATGGAAGATAAGAGGGTGACaggaaaaggaaaggaaaaaaatggcACGGTGGAAGAGGCCAAAcatagaaaaagaaacaagaaatttCCGTTGCTGGGAAAGATATCACGAAAGGATTCTAAGGTCTTAAAGTTCTTGTTTAGGATGCCAAGAAGAGGACATAAGTCCAG GGATGAAGTTGCCCGCAGTGGACAGTTTGGGGTTTCCCATGAGGATATCCAATGTCTTTGGCCAACAGTCCCAATTTCTTCCAAG GAACAAGCCGGGTCAAATGAGGATCCATCCAATGTACCTGTTTCAATTGCATCAACAATAGTTGCTTGTGGGCTGCAGAGGTTCCATAGGCGTTTGAAGCATTGTGTTGAG ATTTTCATCCCATTGTATGATGAAATCGCCGACCATTGGTTTTTGTTGGTTATGAAACTAAAGGAGAAAATTGCTGAGTTGTCGGATAGTGTGCCAGAATTCACATCATTGAATAGACGACTTGAGATAGCAAGAGCCACC ATGCTTCTACTGCAGACGGTGTTTGGAAGTGCAATGACGAAGTCCTCAGATGTTTATTACAATTTTCCCTCATTTCGCCTCTCATTTGCAGAGGGTAACCAAACCACAGACAACAAATATGACAGCGGGATCTACATCATGATGCAGATGAAGTGTTATTCGGATAAGTGGTTTGAAGGC TATAATTCGGAAGAGATGCGATCTGCACTTGCACTTGAAATAGTCAATAATTCAAGCAATGAACTATTGAAATCGGTGATGAGAGTTGCCATGAAAGGTGAAGGTTGCCGAGAAGGTATTTCTAATGTAGCCGAGGCCACAAAATCCAATGCCGAGGCCACACAGTCCAATGTTGTCGTTGCAACTAATTGTGACACAACAACGGACATTATCCACGAGAAGGTTCCTAACGGTCAGAAATGTCGCAGCCATCGCAGGAGAAAATCCCGAGTCTGA
- the LOC112196908 gene encoding uncharacterized protein LOC112196908 isoform X2, translating to MKEAVMASNKASSDDNSGRMKRRKLREMFPANKGETNESIHVSTGFHISVFEGMSLLKSEVAAIKSDVGRLRSTLGCLEPNIETLRQKLIEVQDLACELKVGGIEGIVGEVIHVVTTMWPNTMHKVAENVIQTMGENGEHNLVADICKESRKRKFCLGHPIWNFSLSPPLSLDSRAKHRICEEIPANEVDHMEDKRVTGKGKEKNGTVEEAKHRKRNKKFPLLGKISRKDSKVLKFLFRMPRRGHKSRDEVARSGQFGVSHEDIQCLWPTVPISSKVINIWTAYMSQTKSNSWFLPTFFAEQAGSNEDPSNVPVSIASTIVACGLQRFHRRLKHCVEIFIPLYDEIADHWFLLVMKLKEKIAELSDSVPEFTSLNRRLEIARATTVFGSAMTKSSDVYYNFPSFRLSFAEGNQTTDNKYDSGIYIMMQMKCYSDKWFEGYNSEEMRSALALEIVNNSSNELLKSVMRVAMKGEGCREGISNVAEATKSNAEATQSNVVVATNCDTTTDIIHEKVPNGQKCRSHRRRKSRV from the exons ATGAAAGAAGCG gtGATGGCATCAAATAAGGCCTCAAGTGACGACAATAGCGGaagaatgaagagaagaaaactcAGAGAAATGTTTCCTGCCAACAAAGGCGAGACCAATGAATCAATTCATGTTAGTACCGGATTTCACATTAGTGTGTTTGAAGGTATGTCTTTGTTGAAGTCTGAAGTAGCTGCGATAAAGTCTGATGTGGGGAGGCTTAGATCAACGCTGGGATGTTTGGAACCCAATATTGAGACATTGAGACAAAAATTAATTGAAGTACAAGACTTAGCCTGTGAACTGAAAGTTGGTGGGATTGAAGGTATTGTTGGTGAGGTAATACATGTTGTGACAACAATGTGGCCAAACACCATGCATAAGGTTGCTGAAAATGTTATACAAACCATGGGGGAGAATGGTGAGCACAATTTGGTGGCTGACATTTGCAAGGAGTCACGAAAGAGGAAATTTTGTCTCGGCCATCCAATTTGGAATTTTAGTCTCAGCCCTCCATTATCATTGGACAGCCGTGCGAAGCACCGAATATGTGAGGAAATCCCTGCAAATGAG GTTGACCATATGGAAGATAAGAGGGTGACaggaaaaggaaaggaaaaaaatggcACGGTGGAAGAGGCCAAAcatagaaaaagaaacaagaaatttCCGTTGCTGGGAAAGATATCACGAAAGGATTCTAAGGTCTTAAAGTTCTTGTTTAGGATGCCAAGAAGAGGACATAAGTCCAG GGATGAAGTTGCCCGCAGTGGACAGTTTGGGGTTTCCCATGAGGATATCCAATGTCTTTGGCCAACAGTCCCAATTTCTTCCAAG GTCATAAACATTTGGACTGCGTACATGTCTCAGACCAAGTCCAACTCATGGTTCTTACCTACTTTCTTTGCG GAACAAGCCGGGTCAAATGAGGATCCATCCAATGTACCTGTTTCAATTGCATCAACAATAGTTGCTTGTGGGCTGCAGAGGTTCCATAGGCGTTTGAAGCATTGTGTTGAG ATTTTCATCCCATTGTATGATGAAATCGCCGACCATTGGTTTTTGTTGGTTATGAAACTAAAGGAGAAAATTGCTGAGTTGTCGGATAGTGTGCCAGAATTCACATCATTGAATAGACGACTTGAGATAGCAAGAGCCACC ACGGTGTTTGGAAGTGCAATGACGAAGTCCTCAGATGTTTATTACAATTTTCCCTCATTTCGCCTCTCATTTGCAGAGGGTAACCAAACCACAGACAACAAATATGACAGCGGGATCTACATCATGATGCAGATGAAGTGTTATTCGGATAAGTGGTTTGAAGGC TATAATTCGGAAGAGATGCGATCTGCACTTGCACTTGAAATAGTCAATAATTCAAGCAATGAACTATTGAAATCGGTGATGAGAGTTGCCATGAAAGGTGAAGGTTGCCGAGAAGGTATTTCTAATGTAGCCGAGGCCACAAAATCCAATGCCGAGGCCACACAGTCCAATGTTGTCGTTGCAACTAATTGTGACACAACAACGGACATTATCCACGAGAAGGTTCCTAACGGTCAGAAATGTCGCAGCCATCGCAGGAGAAAATCCCGAGTCTGA
- the LOC112196908 gene encoding uncharacterized protein LOC112196908 isoform X4 — MKEAVMASNKASSDDNSGRMKRRKLREMFPANKGETNESIHVSTGFHISVFEGMSLLKSEVAAIKSDVGRLRSTLGCLEPNIETLRQKLIEVQDLACELKVGGIEGIVGEVIHVVTTMWPNTMHKVAENVIQTMGENGEHNLVADICKESRKRKFCLGHPIWNFSLSPPLSLDSRAKHRICEEIPANEVDHMEDKRVTGKGKEKNGTVEEAKHRKRNKKFPLLGKISRKDSKVLKFLFRMPRRGHKSRDEVARSGQFGVSHEDIQCLWPTVPISSKVINIWTAYMSQTKSNSWFLPTFFAEQAGSNEDPSNVPVSIASTIVACGLQRFHRRLKHCVEIFIPLYDEIADHWFLLVMKLKEKIAELSDSVPEFTSLNRRLEIARATVRVIRCLEVQ; from the exons ATGAAAGAAGCG gtGATGGCATCAAATAAGGCCTCAAGTGACGACAATAGCGGaagaatgaagagaagaaaactcAGAGAAATGTTTCCTGCCAACAAAGGCGAGACCAATGAATCAATTCATGTTAGTACCGGATTTCACATTAGTGTGTTTGAAGGTATGTCTTTGTTGAAGTCTGAAGTAGCTGCGATAAAGTCTGATGTGGGGAGGCTTAGATCAACGCTGGGATGTTTGGAACCCAATATTGAGACATTGAGACAAAAATTAATTGAAGTACAAGACTTAGCCTGTGAACTGAAAGTTGGTGGGATTGAAGGTATTGTTGGTGAGGTAATACATGTTGTGACAACAATGTGGCCAAACACCATGCATAAGGTTGCTGAAAATGTTATACAAACCATGGGGGAGAATGGTGAGCACAATTTGGTGGCTGACATTTGCAAGGAGTCACGAAAGAGGAAATTTTGTCTCGGCCATCCAATTTGGAATTTTAGTCTCAGCCCTCCATTATCATTGGACAGCCGTGCGAAGCACCGAATATGTGAGGAAATCCCTGCAAATGAG GTTGACCATATGGAAGATAAGAGGGTGACaggaaaaggaaaggaaaaaaatggcACGGTGGAAGAGGCCAAAcatagaaaaagaaacaagaaatttCCGTTGCTGGGAAAGATATCACGAAAGGATTCTAAGGTCTTAAAGTTCTTGTTTAGGATGCCAAGAAGAGGACATAAGTCCAG GGATGAAGTTGCCCGCAGTGGACAGTTTGGGGTTTCCCATGAGGATATCCAATGTCTTTGGCCAACAGTCCCAATTTCTTCCAAG GTCATAAACATTTGGACTGCGTACATGTCTCAGACCAAGTCCAACTCATGGTTCTTACCTACTTTCTTTGCG GAACAAGCCGGGTCAAATGAGGATCCATCCAATGTACCTGTTTCAATTGCATCAACAATAGTTGCTTGTGGGCTGCAGAGGTTCCATAGGCGTTTGAAGCATTGTGTTGAG ATTTTCATCCCATTGTATGATGAAATCGCCGACCATTGGTTTTTGTTGGTTATGAAACTAAAGGAGAAAATTGCTGAGTTGTCGGATAGTGTGCCAGAATTCACATCATTGAATAGACGACTTGAGATAGCAAGAGCCACCGTAAGGGTTAT ACGGTGTTTGGAAGTGCAATGA